The Candidatus Izemoplasmatales bacterium genome has a segment encoding these proteins:
- a CDS encoding cytochrome b5 domain-containing protein codes for MKSRIVRSLALLVALSFLAACGVETTTAATTAATTASTGTVTTTSGSTAAVTTTLRSFTLTELAQYNGNGGSTAYIAVNGIVYDVTHVSEWTNGWHKGMHLAGTDATAAFADSPHSASFLNQLTKVGTLAS; via the coding sequence ATGAAATCACGCATCGTCCGCAGCCTCGCGCTGCTTGTCGCCCTGTCCTTCCTCGCCGCATGCGGCGTCGAAACCACCACCGCCGCCACCACCGCCGCCACGACCGCATCCACCGGCACCGTCACCACGACGTCCGGCTCGACCGCCGCGGTCACCACCACGCTCCGCTCGTTCACCCTGACCGAACTCGCCCAGTACAACGGCAACGGCGGCTCGACCGCCTACATCGCCGTGAACGGCATCGTCTACGACGTCACCCACGTCAGCGAATGGACCAACGGCTGGCACAAGGGCATGCATCTCGCCGGCACCGACGCCACCGCCGCGTTCGCCGACAGCCCCCACTCGGCCTCGTTCCTCAACCAGCTGACGAAGGTCGGCACCCTCGCCAGCTGA